From the Ruminiclostridium josui JCM 17888 genome, one window contains:
- the cbiB gene encoding adenosylcobinamide-phosphate synthase CbiB, with amino-acid sequence MRYLFVIGIAFILDLIFGDPYWLLHPVCIIGKAISALEKMLRKIVKNELFAGTVLVLVISGLAFFVPFLILYLANTLNYYLAMGIEIYFCYQIFAVKSLKKESMKVYYPLNEGNYPEARKYLSYIVGRDTQNLDAKGITKATVETIAENTTDGVVAPLFYMAIGGAPLAFLYKAINTMDSMIGYRNEKYEKFGKVAARLDDIANFIPARITALLMIAASALNGLDYKNAFRMFLRDRKNHKSPNSAQTESVCAGALNVQLAGNAYYFGQLVHKPTIGDNNREIVAQDIVLTNKLMYTTSVLAVIAAMIVRGCIWWMI; translated from the coding sequence ATGAGATATCTGTTTGTTATTGGTATTGCTTTCATACTTGATTTGATATTCGGAGATCCATACTGGCTACTTCATCCCGTGTGTATAATTGGAAAGGCAATCAGTGCTTTGGAGAAAATGTTAAGAAAAATCGTAAAAAACGAGCTTTTTGCAGGGACAGTTCTCGTGCTGGTTATATCGGGATTAGCTTTTTTTGTTCCATTTTTGATACTGTATCTGGCAAATACTTTGAATTACTATCTGGCTATGGGGATTGAAATTTACTTCTGCTACCAGATTTTTGCCGTAAAATCCCTGAAAAAAGAGAGTATGAAGGTTTATTACCCTCTCAATGAAGGCAATTATCCGGAAGCTAGAAAATACTTATCCTACATTGTCGGAAGGGATACGCAGAATTTGGATGCTAAGGGTATCACAAAAGCCACAGTCGAAACGATAGCCGAGAACACCACTGACGGTGTCGTAGCTCCGCTTTTTTATATGGCAATAGGAGGCGCGCCCCTTGCTTTTTTATACAAGGCGATTAACACAATGGACTCCATGATAGGCTACAGAAATGAAAAGTATGAAAAATTCGGAAAGGTTGCTGCAAGGCTTGATGACATTGCAAACTTCATACCGGCAAGGATAACTGCACTGCTTATGATTGCGGCAAGCGCATTGAACGGCCTGGACTATAAAAATGCTTTTAGAATGTTTCTAAGAGATAGGAAAAACCATAAAAGCCCAAATTCTGCACAAACCGAGTCGGTATGCGCCGGAGCTTTGAATGTACAGCTGGCGGGCAATGCCTATTATTTCGGACAGCTTGTCCATAAGCCGACTATTGGTGATAATAATCGGGAAATTGTAGCTCAGGATATAGTTCTCACAAACAAATTGATGTATACGACTTCTGTTTTAGCAGTGATTGCTGCCATGATTGTAAGGGGGTGTATCTGGTGGATGATATAG
- a CDS encoding sirohydrochlorin chelatase: MRGILILAHGSREKSTEQTLQQVVNYLGEIFSEEIIETAYLQFSNLDLHTGLEKLRAKGVDNIIVIPYFLFEGVHIKEDIPKEIDKYLKENKDVKITMGKTLGADKRLAEILADRIRDAL, from the coding sequence ATGAGAGGAATACTGATACTGGCCCATGGAAGCAGGGAGAAGTCAACAGAGCAGACTTTACAGCAGGTTGTAAATTATCTTGGAGAAATATTCAGTGAGGAAATTATTGAAACTGCATACCTGCAGTTTTCAAACCTGGATCTTCATACCGGGCTTGAAAAGCTGAGAGCAAAAGGTGTTGATAACATAATTGTCATACCTTATTTCCTGTTTGAAGGTGTACACATAAAAGAAGATATTCCGAAGGAAATTGACAAATACCTTAAAGAAAATAAGGATGTAAAAATTACAATGGGAAAGACGCTGGGAGCGGATAAAAGATTGGCGGAAATATTAGCCGACAGGATAAGGGATGCATTATGA
- a CDS encoding bifunctional cobalt-precorrin-7 (C(5))-methyltransferase/cobalt-precorrin-6B (C(15))-methyltransferase codes for MKKQIFIIGCGPGAPEEITGHGAKLLEICHEVYAFDRIGDLYKDFKEGIIKCSYQDIEEKIRSSKAQKMAVLVSGDVGFFSMAKRLDEKFRIDFDVFFTCGISSLQYLCSKIKLSYEDVRAVSLHGREGNLPGSIAYNRYTFVLTGGANNASKILKDLKQNGLSGIKVTAGELLSMPGERILCGTVEELSEISFDSLTVLLFENENCVNRDMPLFDKELSRNETPMTKQEVRWVAVNMMKIEARDVLFDIGAGSGSVAIEMARKAHEGLVFAIEKKDNAFELLCKNKSDLGALNVIPVFGEALEEIRKLPVPDKVFIGGSGGNLDKLVKSLYRANEDVKILITAITLETLTEALEAFKEINFETDIVCLNCSKSKKAGSYNMMIANNPIYIIYGEKNDK; via the coding sequence ATGAAAAAGCAAATATTCATAATCGGATGCGGCCCCGGGGCGCCGGAGGAAATCACAGGACATGGTGCGAAGCTGCTGGAAATCTGCCATGAGGTCTATGCATTTGACAGAATCGGAGATTTGTACAAAGACTTCAAAGAGGGTATTATTAAATGTTCATATCAGGACATCGAAGAGAAAATAAGAAGCTCAAAAGCTCAAAAAATGGCTGTTCTTGTTTCCGGAGATGTGGGATTTTTCAGTATGGCAAAAAGGCTGGATGAAAAATTCAGAATTGATTTTGATGTGTTCTTTACATGCGGAATCAGCAGTCTTCAATATCTTTGCAGTAAAATCAAGCTAAGCTATGAGGATGTCAGAGCTGTGAGCCTCCATGGAAGAGAAGGTAATCTTCCGGGGAGTATCGCATATAACCGGTACACTTTTGTTCTGACCGGCGGGGCTAACAACGCTTCGAAAATATTAAAGGATCTTAAGCAAAATGGCTTGTCAGGGATAAAAGTTACAGCCGGGGAGCTGCTTTCAATGCCGGGTGAAAGAATTTTATGCGGAACGGTGGAGGAGCTTTCTGAGATTTCCTTTGACAGCCTTACGGTTCTTTTGTTTGAGAATGAGAATTGTGTAAACAGGGATATGCCCCTTTTTGACAAGGAGCTTTCAAGGAATGAAACTCCAATGACGAAGCAGGAAGTGCGCTGGGTTGCAGTAAACATGATGAAGATAGAAGCACGGGATGTTTTGTTTGACATAGGGGCGGGCAGCGGCTCGGTAGCTATAGAAATGGCTAGAAAAGCCCACGAAGGATTGGTTTTCGCTATAGAGAAAAAAGACAATGCATTTGAGCTTCTCTGTAAAAACAAGTCCGATCTCGGCGCGTTAAATGTAATACCCGTCTTTGGAGAGGCATTGGAGGAAATAAGGAAGCTGCCTGTCCCGGACAAGGTGTTTATCGGAGGAAGCGGAGGCAATCTGGATAAATTGGTTAAAAGCCTGTATAGGGCAAATGAAGATGTAAAAATTTTGATTACGGCAATAACCCTTGAGACTTTAACTGAGGCCCTTGAGGCATTCAAAGAGATAAATTTTGAAACAGATATTGTTTGTCTGAATTGTTCAAAAAGCAAAAAGGCCGGAAGCTACAATATGATGATAGCAAACAATCCTATTTACATAATCTATGGTGAAAAGAATGATAAATAA
- a CDS encoding cobyric acid synthase: MAKAIMIQGTTSNAGKSLITAGLCRIFSQDGYRVAPFKSQNMALNSYITEDGLEMGRAQVVQAEAAYKKPDVRMNPILLKPTSDKGSQVIVNGEVVGNMKAMDYYKNKTRYIPEIMKSYSSLAAENDIIVIEGAGSPAEINLKENDIVNMGMAKMANSPVLIVGDIDRGGVFASLYGTYMLLNETEKKYIKGNIINKFRGDIKILEPGLKMLEDLIPVPTVGVVPYMTMRIDDEDSLSEVFENSSVLVDIDIAVIKLPRISNFTDFNAFELILGAKVRYISSAKEFKCPDLLILPGTKNTIDDLKWMRECGIEAEILKYASRGNPVFGICGGYQMLCKSLKDPYNVEGGGEIKGLGLIDAHTVFEKEKTRTRVSGIFKCAGGIFSELNGKSFEGYEIHMGITKAEGFLSMLKSMDGGEKTDGLCQGNVYGSYVHGIFDSEEVLKTIIKALYNKKGLEYNETLSCDVKAHKEREYDKLADELRKSLDMKYIYKIIDEGVTL; the protein is encoded by the coding sequence ATGGCTAAGGCAATCATGATACAGGGGACAACTTCTAATGCAGGCAAAAGCCTTATAACTGCAGGACTTTGCAGGATTTTTTCACAGGACGGCTATAGGGTGGCGCCTTTCAAGTCACAGAATATGGCACTGAATTCCTATATAACTGAGGACGGGCTTGAAATGGGCAGAGCTCAGGTTGTACAGGCCGAAGCCGCATATAAGAAGCCGGATGTCAGGATGAATCCCATCCTCTTGAAGCCCACAAGCGACAAAGGTTCACAGGTCATTGTCAATGGCGAGGTTGTGGGCAATATGAAAGCTATGGATTACTATAAAAACAAAACAAGATATATACCGGAAATTATGAAAAGCTATAGCTCCCTTGCCGCTGAAAATGACATTATAGTGATTGAAGGTGCAGGGAGCCCGGCAGAAATAAACTTAAAAGAAAATGACATAGTCAATATGGGCATGGCAAAGATGGCAAATTCCCCTGTGCTGATTGTTGGAGATATTGACAGAGGCGGTGTGTTTGCTTCACTTTACGGAACTTACATGCTACTGAATGAAACTGAAAAGAAGTATATTAAAGGGAACATCATCAATAAGTTCAGAGGCGATATCAAGATCCTGGAGCCGGGGCTTAAAATGCTGGAAGACCTTATACCTGTTCCAACAGTCGGTGTAGTTCCATACATGACTATGAGAATAGATGATGAGGACAGCCTTTCTGAAGTATTTGAAAATAGCAGTGTGTTGGTGGACATTGATATTGCTGTCATAAAACTTCCCCGAATCTCAAATTTTACGGACTTTAATGCTTTTGAATTGATTTTGGGAGCCAAGGTTAGATATATTTCGAGTGCAAAGGAATTTAAGTGTCCGGATTTGCTGATTCTACCGGGAACAAAAAATACAATTGACGATTTAAAATGGATGAGAGAGTGCGGTATTGAGGCTGAAATATTAAAATATGCAAGCAGGGGGAATCCTGTATTCGGTATTTGCGGCGGATATCAGATGCTCTGCAAAAGCCTTAAGGACCCTTACAATGTGGAAGGCGGCGGCGAAATAAAGGGCTTGGGACTCATTGATGCCCATACCGTATTTGAAAAGGAAAAGACAAGAACCAGAGTAAGCGGCATTTTTAAATGCGCTGGTGGTATTTTTTCAGAGCTCAATGGAAAAAGCTTCGAGGGCTATGAAATACATATGGGTATAACAAAGGCTGAAGGCTTTTTGTCGATGCTGAAAAGCATGGACGGCGGTGAGAAAACCGACGGGCTTTGCCAGGGGAATGTTTATGGCAGCTATGTCCATGGAATTTTTGACAGCGAAGAGGTTTTAAAGACCATTATAAAAGCTTTGTACAACAAAAAAGGTCTTGAATACAATGAAACCTTAAGCTGTGACGTTAAAGCGCATAAAGAGCGGGAATATGACAAATTGGCAGATGAGCTCCGCAAATCTCTCGATATGAAGTATATTTATAAAATTATTGATGAAGGTGTTACTCTATGA
- the cobD gene encoding threonine-phosphate decarboxylase CobD: protein MDDIAMHGGDIYSYMEMNGAKPLDYSANINPLGLPDNVKKALAQSIESYSAYPDTNCRKLKEAVSAYEKFEADCILFGNGAADIIYRICYALRPKIALLTAPTFSEYGQALENTGCKIEYFGLSPEYGFTVGTGILEQVSGKDIVFICNPNNPTGNLADRSLIYKLAEKCRKENCILVIDECFMDFVAEKKSYSFIEYLEDFDNVIIVKAFTKIFAMAGFRLGYCLCSNKEILLKIEKAGQPWSVSTPAQVAGIAAIGDKDYLIRTARIIDEERGYLSKNLSSFGFTVFESHTNFILFKAEQTDLYDRLYKKGVLIRKCANFKGLDDTYYRIAVRCREDNEKLINAISEVIKNG from the coding sequence GTGGATGATATAGCAATGCACGGCGGCGATATCTATTCATATATGGAGATGAATGGAGCAAAACCGCTTGATTATTCGGCTAATATAAACCCTCTGGGTTTGCCTGACAATGTTAAAAAGGCGTTGGCTCAGAGTATTGAAAGCTATAGTGCCTATCCGGATACTAATTGCCGTAAGCTGAAGGAAGCTGTAAGTGCCTATGAAAAATTTGAAGCGGACTGCATACTGTTCGGAAACGGCGCGGCAGATATAATCTACAGAATATGCTATGCCTTAAGACCGAAGATTGCTCTCCTCACAGCGCCAACCTTTTCCGAATACGGACAGGCCCTTGAGAACACCGGCTGTAAAATCGAGTATTTTGGATTAAGCCCTGAATATGGCTTTACTGTGGGAACCGGCATATTGGAGCAAGTGTCAGGTAAGGATATTGTTTTCATTTGTAACCCAAACAACCCGACGGGAAATTTGGCAGACAGGAGCTTAATATACAAGCTTGCAGAAAAATGCCGAAAGGAAAACTGTATTTTGGTCATTGACGAATGCTTCATGGATTTTGTCGCTGAAAAGAAGAGCTATAGCTTTATAGAGTATCTTGAGGATTTTGACAATGTGATAATTGTAAAGGCTTTTACGAAAATATTCGCGATGGCGGGGTTCAGGCTCGGGTATTGCTTATGCAGCAATAAAGAAATACTGTTGAAGATTGAAAAAGCCGGGCAGCCGTGGAGCGTGTCGACACCTGCTCAAGTAGCAGGGATCGCCGCAATTGGAGATAAGGATTATCTAATAAGGACTGCCAGGATCATAGATGAAGAAAGAGGCTATTTGTCAAAAAACTTAAGCAGCTTTGGCTTCACGGTTTTTGAAAGCCATACTAACTTTATTTTATTTAAAGCAGAACAGACGGATTTGTATGACAGGCTTTATAAAAAGGGCGTACTGATAAGGAAATGCGCCAACTTCAAAGGACTTGACGATACATATTACAGAATAGCTGTCAGATGCCGTGAAGACAATGAAAAGCTGATTAATGCAATAAGCGAGGTAATAAAAAATGGCTAA
- the hemL gene encoding glutamate-1-semialdehyde 2,1-aminomutase, producing MMSSSLIDRARSVMPGGVNSPVRSYRAVGGEPVFIKRANGSKIYDVEDREYIDYVCSWGPMILGHNNKKIAESVKKAVDYGLSFGAPTEKEVIMAELITSMVPGIDMIRMVNSGTEAVMSALRLARAFTETSKIIKFDGCYHGHCDSMLVKAGSGALTLSHPDSLGVTGEFARNTLIADYNDIESVRRLFAENKGEIAAVILEPVAANMGVVPPRDNFLAGLRALCDENGALLIFDEVITGFRLCPGGAQEYFDVRADIVTFGKIIGGGMPVGAYGGRKEIMELVSPLGGVYQAGTLSGNPIAMAAGIAQLTELKENKDIYLRIDRMAESLEKGFKRMAKELELTLTVNRVRSLLCVFFTKEAVTDFKTAKSSNTKLYAKFFKHMLDNGIHMAPAQFEAMFVSDAHTEEDIEKTLEKAEKSLREMKNGGDFA from the coding sequence ATGATGAGCAGCAGTTTGATTGACAGAGCCAGGAGTGTAATGCCGGGCGGGGTGAATAGTCCTGTGAGATCTTACAGGGCAGTTGGAGGAGAACCTGTTTTTATAAAAAGAGCGAACGGCTCCAAAATTTATGATGTAGAGGATAGAGAATATATTGATTATGTCTGTTCATGGGGGCCCATGATTCTGGGACATAACAATAAAAAGATAGCAGAAAGCGTCAAAAAGGCTGTCGATTACGGGTTGAGCTTTGGCGCACCGACGGAGAAAGAAGTAATAATGGCTGAGCTTATTACTTCCATGGTTCCGGGAATTGATATGATAAGGATGGTAAACAGCGGAACAGAAGCTGTCATGAGTGCCTTACGGCTTGCCCGTGCCTTTACTGAAACAAGTAAAATAATAAAATTTGATGGCTGCTACCATGGACACTGCGACAGTATGCTAGTTAAGGCGGGATCGGGGGCTTTGACTCTTTCACATCCCGACAGTCTTGGTGTAACTGGTGAATTTGCAAGAAATACTCTGATTGCAGATTATAATGATATAGAGAGTGTGAGACGACTCTTTGCAGAAAACAAGGGAGAAATTGCTGCTGTCATCCTTGAACCTGTGGCGGCCAATATGGGTGTAGTTCCTCCACGGGATAATTTTCTTGCCGGACTCAGAGCTCTATGTGATGAAAACGGAGCGCTTCTGATTTTTGATGAGGTCATTACAGGATTTAGGCTTTGCCCGGGAGGAGCACAGGAATATTTTGATGTCAGAGCGGATATTGTCACCTTCGGCAAAATTATCGGAGGAGGTATGCCTGTTGGGGCATATGGGGGAAGAAAAGAGATTATGGAGCTTGTATCACCCCTTGGGGGAGTTTATCAGGCGGGTACCCTTTCTGGAAATCCCATAGCGATGGCAGCAGGAATAGCACAGTTGACGGAACTTAAGGAAAACAAGGATATATATTTGCGAATAGACAGAATGGCAGAGTCACTGGAAAAAGGATTTAAGAGGATGGCAAAAGAGCTGGAGCTGACTCTCACTGTGAACAGGGTCAGATCCCTGTTATGCGTATTTTTTACAAAGGAAGCTGTAACTGATTTTAAAACTGCTAAAAGCAGCAATACAAAGCTTTATGCAAAATTTTTCAAGCATATGTTGGATAACGGTATACATATGGCGCCTGCACAATTTGAAGCCATGTTTGTGAGTGATGCGCATACAGAGGAAGACATAGAAAAAACATTGGAAAAAGCAGAAAAATCCTTGAGAGAAATGAAAAACGGAGGAGATTTTGCATGA
- a CDS encoding cobyrinate a,c-diamide synthase, whose protein sequence is MINKKINRIMIAGTNSGCGKTTVTCAILKALKNRGLKVAAFKCGPDYIDPMFHSEIIETNSRNIDLFLCGERQARYLFAKNSENTDVSVVEGVMGFYDGVGGNTGENSSWDISNKLGIPAVLVVNCKGASVSVAAMIKGYLDFDKNRIEAVVLNNVSKHMYKMYKETIENRLGIRVAGYMPFEPEAVIGSRHLGLVTAKEIGSLKQKTELLAAIAEETIDLDLLLDIANNAEHFDYEKIEVEQISDVRIAVAKDRAFCFYYQDSLELLEKMGAKLIYFSPTEDIRLTEDVDGLILGGGYPELYLEKLSKNAGMINSIRAAWREGMPIYAECGGFMYLGKSINSYAMTHIIEPGFEMTEKLQNFGYVTLTAKDNTMLLEHGESATAHEFHYSKNDSDSGSLTARKASGKTWETGYCKENVFALYPHIHFWGNIQMAARFIKKCEEYKK, encoded by the coding sequence ATGATAAATAAAAAAATCAACAGAATCATGATAGCTGGAACAAACAGCGGCTGCGGAAAAACAACAGTGACCTGTGCAATACTAAAAGCGTTAAAGAACAGAGGGCTCAAGGTAGCTGCCTTTAAATGCGGCCCTGACTATATTGACCCTATGTTTCACAGCGAAATAATTGAGACAAACTCAAGGAATATTGATTTATTTTTATGCGGAGAAAGGCAGGCAAGATACCTTTTTGCCAAAAACAGCGAGAATACTGATGTTTCGGTCGTGGAAGGCGTTATGGGCTTTTACGATGGGGTGGGTGGAAATACCGGTGAAAACTCTTCATGGGATATATCAAACAAGCTTGGAATTCCTGCAGTTTTGGTAGTTAACTGCAAGGGAGCTTCGGTCTCCGTTGCCGCTATGATAAAGGGTTATCTGGATTTTGATAAAAACAGGATTGAAGCTGTAGTTTTAAATAATGTTTCAAAGCACATGTATAAAATGTACAAAGAAACTATTGAAAACCGTCTTGGAATAAGAGTGGCAGGTTATATGCCTTTTGAACCCGAGGCAGTCATTGGGAGCCGTCATTTGGGGCTGGTTACCGCAAAAGAAATAGGTTCGCTGAAGCAAAAGACGGAATTACTTGCTGCTATAGCAGAAGAGACTATAGATTTGGACCTGCTTCTTGATATTGCAAATAATGCGGAACATTTTGACTATGAGAAAATTGAAGTTGAGCAAATATCAGATGTAAGAATTGCAGTTGCTAAGGACAGGGCATTTTGCTTTTATTATCAGGACAGCCTTGAGCTTCTCGAAAAAATGGGTGCAAAGCTGATATATTTTTCACCTACTGAGGACATTAGGCTGACGGAGGATGTTGACGGCTTGATATTAGGAGGCGGATATCCGGAGCTTTATCTTGAAAAGCTCAGCAAAAATGCCGGAATGATAAACAGCATAAGAGCTGCATGGCGTGAGGGAATGCCGATTTATGCCGAATGCGGCGGCTTTATGTACCTGGGAAAAAGTATTAATTCCTATGCAATGACCCACATAATTGAACCGGGCTTTGAGATGACGGAGAAACTTCAGAATTTCGGGTATGTTACATTGACTGCAAAGGACAACACCATGCTTTTGGAGCATGGAGAGTCCGCCACTGCCCACGAATTTCATTATTCTAAAAATGATTCTGATTCCGGTAGCCTTACAGCCAGAAAAGCAAGCGGGAAAACGTGGGAAACCGGATATTGCAAGGAGAACGTATTCGCTCTTTACCCTCACATTCATTTCTGGGGGAACATTCAAATGGCAGCTAGATTTATTAAAAAATGTGAGGAGTACAAAAAATGA